One stretch of Schlesneria sp. DSM 10557 DNA includes these proteins:
- a CDS encoding PSD1 and planctomycete cytochrome C domain-containing protein produces MRDLFATSNRSGMIRLTLVWCLFSTVPALVNGAEESAMDFFEKEIRPLLIENCQKCHGATKQFGGLRLDSREAVLKGGESGAAVVGGNLDESLLIQAVRHADGLQMPPDKKLSAPQIEALERWVTMGAPWPASVAQTDDLAEKYRTHWAFQPVSNPPLPSVSEDPWCRTPVDAFILQKLNDVTLTPSRRADRRTLIRRVTYDLTGLPPSPEEVAAFENDESPDSYARLVERLLDSPQYGEQWARHWLDVARYSDTKGYVYGREERVWVHAPAYRDWVVKAFNRDLPYNEFLLLQIAADQAAPHDPSAAAAMGFLTVGRRFLGVTHDVIDDRIDVVTRGTMGLTVACARCHDHKYDPIPTADYYSLYGVFMNSTERLSAAGEPSVRDEAYAAFETELEKRKQTLRDTMLAKRIEGSDRLRQRFDEYLIAQTELSKYPEEGFDQVLAVTDVLPVAVRRIEGWLAMEDRVTDPVFAPWRAYAKLKAEEFASRGGEVLAELAASGIAVNSRVAQALATSPTSMRDVAERYGKLFKEVNQQWREASEEAKGASLSEPTKLEAPEAEELRQVLYGPGSPCLIPDEPIVSIEYLFDTGTLSELWRLQGEVDRWIIQSPLAPPHALSLVDRASIRPSRIFRRGNPANRGAEVSRHFVSVVAGPTPKPFTQGSGRHELAQAIIDPSNPLTARVWVNRVWQHHFGVGLVRTPSDFGIRAEPPSHPELLDWLATQLITGGWSTKNLHRLILLSNTYQQISAAPADPVEAQRVSLIDPENKLLSRMNVRRMSFEEFRDTLLAASGRLDLQSGGRGSDIFAMNGTQHRRRTLYGLIDRQFLPATLRIFDFANPDLHIPARSETTVPQQALFALNHPFVASQSKSLVSSVREDGATDAQQVTRLFQRVYQREPTAKQLETALAFLQLPAGEDVAPRTESLAWKYGYGELNPATKELMSFTPLPHYTGSAWQGGENWPDAALGWARLTATGGHPGNDLQHCCVRRWVAPRAGTYSVESTVIHSTPAGNGIRCWVFASRNGAVSSLETHNQTKPMNVTSIELHEGDSLDFVVDLNGDLNNDQFEWSMVVRLQSGDAPDAAPMPRVWDSAQDFTGPMMSQLNRWEQLAQVLLISNELMFVD; encoded by the coding sequence ATGAGAGACTTGTTTGCGACGAGCAACCGCTCCGGGATGATTCGTTTAACACTCGTATGGTGTCTGTTCAGCACTGTGCCAGCTCTCGTCAACGGGGCCGAAGAATCCGCGATGGATTTCTTCGAGAAAGAGATTCGCCCTCTCCTGATCGAAAACTGCCAGAAATGTCATGGGGCAACGAAGCAATTTGGTGGCCTGCGTCTGGATTCTCGCGAAGCAGTTCTCAAGGGGGGCGAGAGCGGTGCCGCTGTTGTAGGCGGCAATCTCGATGAAAGCCTCTTGATCCAGGCTGTGCGGCATGCCGACGGCTTGCAGATGCCACCTGATAAAAAGCTCTCTGCTCCGCAGATCGAAGCACTTGAACGTTGGGTGACGATGGGGGCTCCCTGGCCTGCCTCCGTCGCACAAACCGACGATCTGGCAGAGAAATATCGAACGCACTGGGCGTTTCAGCCTGTCAGCAATCCACCGCTGCCGTCGGTTTCAGAGGATCCCTGGTGCCGGACACCAGTCGACGCGTTCATTCTTCAGAAACTGAACGATGTCACGCTCACACCATCACGACGTGCGGACCGCCGCACACTGATTCGCCGCGTGACTTACGATCTGACAGGTCTGCCCCCTTCGCCAGAAGAGGTGGCTGCGTTTGAAAACGACGAATCTCCCGACAGCTACGCAAGGCTGGTCGAGCGATTGCTGGATTCGCCCCAGTACGGCGAGCAGTGGGCCCGCCACTGGCTGGATGTCGCTCGCTACTCGGACACGAAGGGATACGTCTACGGCCGCGAAGAACGCGTCTGGGTTCACGCACCTGCCTACCGGGACTGGGTCGTCAAGGCATTCAATCGCGACCTCCCCTACAACGAATTTCTGCTGCTGCAGATCGCCGCCGATCAGGCTGCCCCCCACGATCCTTCGGCCGCTGCGGCGATGGGCTTTTTGACCGTCGGTCGCCGATTCCTCGGCGTAACACACGATGTCATCGATGATCGGATTGATGTCGTGACCCGCGGCACGATGGGACTGACGGTGGCTTGCGCCCGTTGTCACGATCATAAGTATGATCCGATTCCCACAGCTGATTATTACTCGCTTTACGGCGTGTTCATGAACTCCACGGAGCGGCTGTCGGCTGCCGGTGAGCCTTCCGTACGGGACGAAGCCTACGCGGCATTCGAAACCGAGCTGGAAAAGCGGAAGCAGACGCTGCGCGACACGATGCTCGCCAAGCGGATTGAGGGTTCGGATCGACTCCGGCAGCGATTTGACGAATACCTGATTGCCCAGACGGAGCTTTCGAAATATCCCGAGGAAGGGTTTGATCAGGTTCTGGCAGTGACGGACGTGCTTCCGGTCGCTGTGCGGCGCATCGAAGGCTGGCTGGCCATGGAAGACCGGGTCACTGACCCTGTTTTCGCTCCCTGGAGAGCGTACGCCAAACTGAAGGCCGAAGAATTTGCCAGCCGAGGTGGCGAGGTCCTGGCCGAACTGGCTGCCAGCGGGATTGCGGTCAACTCCCGAGTCGCCCAGGCACTGGCCACGTCTCCCACCAGTATGCGCGATGTCGCCGAACGATATGGCAAGCTGTTCAAGGAAGTGAACCAGCAGTGGCGTGAAGCGAGCGAAGAGGCGAAGGGAGCCAGTCTGTCCGAACCGACGAAGCTGGAGGCTCCGGAAGCAGAAGAGCTGCGGCAAGTTCTCTACGGCCCCGGTTCGCCATGTCTGATTCCAGATGAGCCCATTGTTTCCATCGAGTATCTGTTCGACACGGGGACACTGTCCGAGTTGTGGCGGTTGCAGGGAGAAGTTGATCGCTGGATCATTCAGTCTCCACTTGCTCCTCCGCACGCGTTGTCTCTGGTCGACCGGGCTTCGATTCGTCCGTCGCGAATTTTCCGACGTGGTAACCCGGCGAATCGTGGGGCAGAAGTGTCGCGGCACTTTGTCTCTGTCGTTGCGGGCCCTACTCCGAAGCCATTTACCCAGGGAAGTGGCCGCCATGAACTGGCTCAGGCTATTATTGATCCCTCGAACCCGCTGACCGCTCGCGTCTGGGTGAACCGTGTATGGCAACATCACTTCGGGGTCGGACTGGTGCGAACACCCAGCGATTTCGGGATCCGGGCCGAACCCCCCAGCCATCCTGAACTGCTTGACTGGCTCGCCACGCAACTGATCACCGGGGGCTGGAGCACCAAGAATCTTCATCGTCTGATCCTGCTGTCCAATACCTATCAGCAGATCTCGGCTGCTCCTGCAGATCCTGTCGAGGCGCAGCGGGTCAGTCTGATTGACCCTGAAAACAAACTCCTCTCGCGGATGAATGTCCGCAGAATGTCGTTCGAAGAATTCCGTGATACGTTGCTCGCGGCTTCGGGCCGACTTGATCTTCAGTCGGGAGGTCGTGGTTCCGACATCTTCGCGATGAATGGGACACAGCATCGTCGTCGAACGTTGTATGGATTGATTGACCGGCAATTCCTGCCAGCGACTCTGCGAATCTTCGACTTTGCAAATCCGGATTTGCATATTCCAGCCCGAAGCGAAACGACCGTACCGCAGCAGGCACTGTTTGCGCTCAACCATCCATTCGTTGCCAGCCAGTCGAAGTCACTGGTGTCCTCAGTGCGGGAGGACGGTGCCACGGATGCTCAGCAGGTGACTCGACTCTTTCAACGGGTTTATCAGCGGGAACCGACTGCGAAACAGCTCGAAACGGCCCTGGCATTTCTGCAACTGCCCGCAGGGGAAGATGTGGCTCCGCGGACTGAAAGTCTGGCCTGGAAGTACGGCTACGGCGAGCTCAATCCGGCAACGAAAGAATTGATGAGCTTCACTCCGCTCCCCCACTACACCGGCAGCGCCTGGCAGGGTGGCGAAAACTGGCCTGATGCCGCACTCGGATGGGCCCGACTGACAGCCACCGGGGGACATCCAGGGAACGACCTTCAGCACTGTTGCGTACGACGCTGGGTCGCGCCGCGTGCGGGAACCTACTCTGTTGAATCGACTGTGATTCACAGTACGCCCGCCGGAAACGGGATTCGCTGCTGGGTCTTTGCCAGTCGGAACGGAGCGGTCAGTTCGCTCGAAACGCATAACCAGACGAAGCCGATGAACGTCACGTCGATTGAGCTGCACGAAGGTGATTCGCTGGATTTCGTCGTGGATCTCAACGGCGATTTGAATAATGACCAGTTCGAATGGTCGATGGTTGTCCGCCTGCAGTCAGGTGATGCGCCGGACGCCGCTCCAATGCCCCGTGTCTGGGATTCGGCACAGGATTTCACCGGCCCCATGATGTCACAACTCAATCGTTGGGAGCAGCTTGCTCAAGTCTTGCTAATTTCGAATGAACTCATGTTTGTCGACTGA
- a CDS encoding DUF1501 domain-containing protein, with translation MSEIRENMMDLMKSLESRLTRRSLLERSGMGIGALALAGLCSDDARRYARGASAAADKGHVQQPHFPGRAKRVIHFFLNGGPSHVDTFDPKPALEKYAGQPVPMNLTTERKTGAALPSPFKFQKYGQSGLEFSELFAKTAAHADDIAVIRSMYAQVPNHEPSLMLMNCGDSVQPRPSVGAWVMYGLGSENENLPGFIAMCPNGLPVKDTENWQSGFLPGAYQGTYIDSQRKEIDKLIENINSPHATAATQRQQLDLLRMLNTEHRSSRADSRLEARIHSFELAFRMQHAAAEAFDISPEPKHIQELYGEGVHARQTLIARRLLERGVRYVQLWHGAGQPWDNHAQIEANHRQLAGQIDQPIAALITDLKQRGMLDDTLIICGGEFGRTPTVELGGDGKSQLGRDHNHYGFSVWMAGGGIRGGTAYGATDDFGFKAEKNPTSVHDLHATILHLLGFDHERLTYRYAGRDFRLTDVHGELIQAILA, from the coding sequence ATGAGCGAGATCCGGGAGAACATGATGGATTTGATGAAGTCGCTGGAATCACGTCTGACTCGACGATCACTCCTTGAGCGGTCGGGGATGGGGATTGGTGCGCTCGCGCTGGCGGGATTGTGTTCGGACGACGCGAGGCGATATGCCCGCGGAGCGTCGGCTGCGGCTGACAAAGGACACGTACAGCAGCCCCACTTTCCCGGTCGGGCAAAGCGCGTCATTCATTTCTTCTTGAATGGCGGCCCCTCGCACGTGGATACGTTCGATCCCAAGCCGGCACTCGAAAAATACGCTGGCCAGCCAGTGCCGATGAACCTGACTACAGAACGGAAAACCGGCGCTGCGCTGCCGTCTCCGTTCAAATTCCAGAAGTATGGTCAAAGCGGACTCGAATTCAGCGAGCTCTTCGCCAAAACCGCGGCCCATGCGGATGATATCGCTGTCATTCGCTCCATGTACGCTCAGGTTCCGAATCACGAACCATCGCTCATGCTGATGAACTGCGGGGACTCCGTCCAGCCCCGTCCCAGTGTCGGCGCCTGGGTCATGTACGGGCTGGGGTCGGAAAACGAAAACCTGCCCGGCTTCATCGCAATGTGTCCGAACGGTCTGCCCGTCAAGGACACTGAGAACTGGCAATCAGGCTTTCTGCCCGGCGCCTACCAGGGAACCTATATCGATTCGCAGCGCAAAGAAATCGATAAGTTGATTGAGAACATCAACAGCCCTCATGCGACCGCTGCGACGCAGCGTCAGCAGCTTGATCTGCTGCGAATGCTGAATACGGAACACCGTAGTTCCCGTGCGGACAGTCGTCTCGAGGCCCGGATCCATTCGTTCGAGCTGGCTTTCCGCATGCAGCATGCGGCTGCAGAAGCCTTCGATATTTCACCCGAGCCCAAGCATATCCAGGAACTTTACGGCGAAGGGGTGCATGCTCGTCAAACGCTGATCGCCCGCCGCCTGCTCGAACGAGGTGTTCGATACGTGCAGCTCTGGCATGGGGCGGGACAGCCCTGGGACAACCATGCTCAGATCGAAGCCAACCATCGTCAACTCGCGGGACAGATCGATCAGCCCATCGCGGCCCTGATCACCGACTTGAAACAGCGCGGGATGCTGGATGACACGCTGATCATCTGCGGCGGTGAATTCGGGCGAACCCCGACGGTTGAACTGGGGGGCGATGGGAAATCCCAGCTGGGACGTGATCACAATCACTATGGATTCAGCGTGTGGATGGCAGGGGGCGGAATTCGAGGGGGAACTGCCTACGGTGCCACGGATGACTTCGGGTTTAAGGCCGAGAAGAATCCGACCAGTGTTCACGATCTCCATGCGACGATTCTTCATCTGCTGGGATTTGATCACGAGCGTCTGACCTACCGATACGCAGGAAGAGATTTCCGGCTGACTGACGTCCATGGCGAACTGATCCAGGCAATTCTGGCGTAA
- a CDS encoding succinylglutamate desuccinylase/aspartoacylase family protein produces MSRVVARPKQLDLDSPGRRDYWVALEHDSIWGDHLIPLTVWVGPEAKPDEGLVSFGSNHGNEYEGPVVLKHLSREIDLKDVRGRIIFIPVLNPSAFRAGTRESSPDDRVNLNRAFVDGAGVQPSLSGITHRIAAFVREYIWPRVHVVIDLHSGGNVARFSICASFHPVDDPVQSKKIEETARWFGTPSLMIYQNITPGLLPSEAERLGKITVGTELGWGCAVNPEGVRYGRHGVLAAAIHHGQLHGTIEKIGYHAAGTQRKLEMVDRACFSVAPFDGHYEPILECGTQVKEGDIVGYLHDFDHIDMDPWPVRAGVDGVVLAQAWVSPIPRGQHIVVVGRVID; encoded by the coding sequence ATGTCTCGCGTTGTCGCCCGTCCAAAACAGCTTGATCTCGATTCTCCCGGTCGTCGTGACTACTGGGTCGCCCTTGAGCATGACAGCATCTGGGGGGATCACCTGATCCCGCTGACCGTCTGGGTTGGTCCCGAAGCCAAGCCGGACGAAGGGCTCGTCTCCTTCGGTTCGAATCATGGTAACGAGTACGAAGGGCCCGTGGTTCTTAAGCACCTGAGTCGCGAAATCGATCTGAAGGACGTTCGCGGACGAATCATTTTCATCCCCGTTCTCAACCCCTCTGCGTTTCGTGCCGGGACACGTGAAAGTTCTCCGGATGACCGGGTGAACCTGAACCGCGCATTCGTGGATGGTGCCGGTGTCCAGCCCTCACTTTCCGGAATTACGCACCGCATTGCGGCCTTCGTCCGTGAATATATCTGGCCGCGAGTCCATGTCGTCATCGACCTGCACTCAGGTGGTAATGTGGCACGCTTCTCGATCTGTGCCAGCTTCCATCCTGTGGACGATCCGGTACAGTCGAAGAAGATCGAAGAGACCGCTCGCTGGTTCGGTACTCCCAGCCTGATGATTTACCAGAACATCACTCCCGGGTTGCTCCCCAGTGAAGCCGAACGACTCGGCAAAATCACGGTCGGAACCGAGCTGGGTTGGGGATGTGCGGTCAATCCTGAAGGGGTCCGTTACGGTCGCCACGGAGTGCTGGCAGCGGCCATCCATCACGGTCAGCTCCATGGAACGATCGAGAAGATCGGCTATCACGCTGCGGGGACTCAGCGAAAGCTGGAAATGGTCGACCGTGCCTGCTTCTCGGTCGCTCCGTTTGATGGTCACTACGAACCGATCCTCGAATGTGGCACCCAGGTCAAGGAAGGTGACATCGTTGGCTACCTGCACGATTTCGACCATATCGACATGGACCCCTGGCCGGTGAGGGCGGGTGTCGATGGTGTGGTGCTGGCTCAGGCCTGGGTTTCACCGATTCCGCGTGGACAACACATCGTCGTCGTGGGGCGGGTGATTGACTGA
- a CDS encoding MFS transporter, with the protein MTGASTTASTSLESQQTTSDVALRPTNVRFGVLGLLCGLSMITYIDRVCFASAASGITRDFGLSGQEQLKWAYTAFAIAYGLFELPAGWLGDRLGPRSTLLRIVIWWSLFTAATGLVGLKFGSLTLGGLTTLIVIRFLFGAGEAGAYPNITRAIHNWFPMKNWETAQGYIWMSGRIAGGVTPLVWAILVSGTTFSTPLLNWRGAFLFFCGLGLVWCVVFAWWFRDQPANHPAVNAAERELIGSTWTPHSHSNIPVKAMLKNRSLWALCLMYSLINYGWFFNVSYFPSYLKDRFQLSEGDLLGAVYAGAPLWVGAIGCISGGIIISFIAERIGDRRRARQIVGCTAMLVCALSWWSVYQAKSIHQFCISISLAALCVDLTLGAAWATCQDLGRQHAAVTGALMNTVGTVGSSLAAWLTGEIVQRYVKQAAASGTEALTAAEKYTASMAGYQAVFFTYASVYVIAALCWCFINASKPLEPEQAAPQVGGH; encoded by the coding sequence ATGACAGGTGCAAGCACGACAGCCTCGACATCGCTCGAGTCGCAGCAGACCACTTCTGATGTGGCTCTGCGTCCGACGAACGTCCGTTTTGGAGTGCTTGGCCTGTTGTGCGGGCTGTCGATGATTACGTATATCGACCGCGTTTGTTTCGCTTCGGCAGCCTCGGGGATTACGAGAGATTTCGGTTTAAGCGGTCAGGAACAGTTAAAGTGGGCTTACACGGCCTTCGCCATTGCCTATGGACTGTTTGAACTTCCTGCAGGGTGGCTCGGAGATCGTCTGGGGCCGCGCAGTACCCTGCTCCGAATCGTGATCTGGTGGTCGCTGTTCACCGCGGCCACGGGCTTAGTTGGTCTCAAATTTGGCAGCCTCACGCTGGGGGGGCTCACAACGCTCATCGTCATCCGCTTCCTGTTCGGTGCGGGTGAAGCGGGTGCGTATCCGAATATTACCCGAGCGATCCATAACTGGTTCCCCATGAAGAACTGGGAGACAGCTCAGGGCTATATCTGGATGTCGGGACGAATTGCCGGCGGAGTGACTCCGCTGGTCTGGGCGATTCTTGTCAGCGGTACGACATTTTCGACTCCCCTGCTGAACTGGCGCGGCGCGTTCCTCTTCTTCTGCGGACTCGGCCTGGTGTGGTGTGTGGTGTTTGCCTGGTGGTTTCGTGATCAACCGGCAAACCATCCCGCTGTGAACGCGGCAGAACGTGAATTGATCGGATCAACGTGGACTCCGCACAGCCACTCAAATATTCCCGTCAAGGCCATGTTGAAGAATCGAAGCCTGTGGGCTTTGTGTCTCATGTACTCGCTGATCAACTACGGATGGTTTTTTAATGTCAGCTATTTCCCAAGTTATCTGAAGGATCGCTTTCAGTTATCCGAAGGAGACTTACTGGGGGCGGTCTATGCGGGTGCCCCTTTATGGGTCGGGGCGATTGGCTGTATCTCGGGTGGGATCATCATCAGTTTCATTGCCGAGCGGATCGGTGACCGACGCCGGGCACGGCAGATCGTCGGATGTACAGCCATGCTGGTCTGCGCCCTGTCATGGTGGAGCGTCTACCAGGCGAAATCGATTCATCAGTTCTGCATTTCCATTTCCCTTGCGGCTTTATGTGTTGATCTGACGCTGGGGGCTGCCTGGGCGACTTGTCAGGACTTGGGACGACAACACGCCGCGGTGACCGGGGCGCTCATGAACACCGTGGGGACTGTGGGTTCGTCTCTGGCGGCCTGGTTAACGGGAGAAATCGTCCAGCGTTACGTCAAACAGGCTGCAGCTTCCGGGACCGAGGCCTTGACCGCTGCCGAAAAATACACTGCGTCGATGGCTGGCTATCAGGCCGTATTTTTCACGTACGCCTCCGTTTACGTGATTGCGGCACTCTGCTGGTGCTTTATCAACGCTTCGAAACCATTGGAGCCGGAGCAGGCTGCACCTCAGGTTGGAGGACACTGA
- a CDS encoding PSD1 and planctomycete cytochrome C domain-containing protein: MKFLPQIQTTPQWHRRLCRLTSLGGLIALLGCQIVWASEPTPEQAEYFENHVRPLLIESCQQCHGSKKQEGSLRLDSRETTLKGGDSGPAIVPGKPDESLLLAAVRRSGDASAMPPDSTLKANEVAVLTKWIEMGAPWPGSVDTSTSVAQAGPLWSLQPIQVVDPPEAQESAWNQTRIDRYIHAGHLAHQVKPVGLADKRTLLRRVTYDLTGLPPTIEEIRAFLADSSPDAFATVVDRLLATPEYGERWGRHWLDVVRYADTAGDGADYPVPEAYRFRNYVIRSIANDKPFDEFVREQLAGDIIAKQALESGNQTPEQYADRVIATGFLAVGKRFGYNDNTEFVHLDIADTIDSVGRSLLGLSLGCARCHDHKYDPVSANDYYALYGIFASSRFAFPGGEELQRPRHFSPVVMPSEVQRRDEERAKQLAVLDGEIRRLDFDRLTLDPAMIGGGLDYGVEQQELGQAPKAPWVTAGPNLVLAEAQSPFTHVHPAGSRGVRVKNTVPNEGVRREFQNHTVETSPQLYFNLDFRNVDRAEGEAAYRFYLGHGAIVSLAFEASISNEEFQVRNGDAWELVSSLETGAWYNLAITFDLKHRTYSGTLLKAGETSPISFENKSLASNWDGIINTFVSDGIGKAPGRTAVRDLDNLGIQNQPFAISRTVPASPEQEAKLKSVLDSLAELKKQREQVANNSLYELAYAVSEATPVNVRVQKRGEPDRLGDEVPRRNLEILGGQPIPEGAGSGRLQLAQWFTDESNPLLARVIVNRVWQFHFGAGLVRSSSDFGVRGERPSHPELLDDLTATFVRDGWSLKSLHKLLLLSRTYQLASTDDAENLNLDAENRWLWRFPRLSLDAESIRDSMLKLSGQLDPRMPEGHPFPPTSAWNFTIHYPFKANYDSNHRSVYLMVQRSQKHPYLSLFDGADPNVSTASRFTTTTPTQALYLMNSPFVNRQASQFGLKLLGQASSDADRIRFAIESTWGVEASADDVTDFLEFLAHYREQSARLNLPEEKQNELAWGAFARVLMTSNQFLFVD; the protein is encoded by the coding sequence ATGAAATTCCTTCCACAAATCCAGACGACGCCACAATGGCACCGACGCCTGTGTCGTCTGACCTCCCTCGGGGGGCTGATCGCCTTGCTGGGTTGCCAGATTGTCTGGGCCAGCGAGCCGACCCCCGAACAGGCGGAATATTTTGAGAATCACGTCCGGCCCTTGCTGATTGAAAGCTGCCAGCAGTGCCACGGCAGCAAAAAGCAGGAAGGAAGTCTTCGCCTGGATAGTCGCGAGACGACTCTCAAGGGGGGGGACAGCGGGCCGGCCATCGTGCCGGGCAAGCCCGATGAGAGTCTGTTGCTGGCTGCGGTCCGCCGGTCCGGCGATGCGTCGGCGATGCCTCCCGACAGTACGTTGAAGGCAAATGAAGTCGCGGTGCTCACAAAGTGGATCGAGATGGGAGCTCCCTGGCCGGGTTCGGTCGATACGTCGACCTCCGTCGCTCAGGCGGGGCCGCTGTGGTCGTTGCAGCCAATTCAGGTGGTTGACCCTCCTGAGGCCCAGGAGAGTGCCTGGAATCAGACTCGAATCGACCGTTACATACACGCTGGACATCTTGCACATCAGGTGAAGCCTGTCGGGCTGGCGGACAAACGCACCCTGCTGCGCCGCGTCACCTACGATCTCACGGGTCTCCCCCCGACTATTGAAGAAATCCGGGCGTTTCTCGCGGACTCCTCTCCAGACGCGTTTGCAACCGTCGTCGACCGACTGCTGGCCACGCCGGAATATGGTGAGCGATGGGGGCGTCATTGGCTGGACGTTGTCCGCTATGCCGATACGGCGGGTGACGGAGCTGACTATCCCGTTCCCGAAGCCTATCGCTTCCGCAACTACGTCATCCGATCCATTGCCAACGACAAGCCCTTCGACGAGTTTGTGCGCGAACAACTCGCGGGTGACATCATTGCCAAACAGGCGCTCGAAAGCGGGAATCAAACGCCCGAGCAGTACGCAGACCGTGTCATCGCCACCGGATTTCTGGCTGTCGGAAAGCGGTTCGGTTACAACGACAACACGGAATTCGTGCATCTGGACATCGCGGACACGATCGACTCTGTCGGGCGATCGCTGCTGGGGCTCTCGCTGGGATGTGCCCGGTGTCACGATCACAAGTATGATCCGGTTTCCGCCAATGACTACTACGCCCTGTACGGGATTTTTGCGAGCAGCCGTTTCGCGTTTCCCGGTGGTGAAGAACTGCAGCGTCCGCGACATTTCTCTCCGGTGGTGATGCCATCCGAAGTTCAGCGGCGTGACGAGGAACGTGCGAAGCAACTGGCGGTGCTGGATGGGGAAATCCGCAGACTTGATTTCGATCGTCTGACGCTCGATCCCGCAATGATTGGTGGCGGTCTTGATTACGGTGTGGAACAACAGGAACTGGGGCAGGCTCCGAAGGCTCCCTGGGTAACCGCAGGCCCCAATCTCGTGCTGGCTGAAGCTCAGAGCCCTTTTACGCATGTACATCCCGCCGGTTCGCGGGGAGTTCGCGTCAAGAACACCGTCCCGAATGAAGGTGTTCGACGTGAATTCCAGAATCACACGGTCGAGACTTCTCCACAGCTCTATTTCAACCTGGATTTCCGGAACGTCGATCGAGCCGAAGGGGAAGCGGCTTACCGGTTCTACCTGGGGCATGGTGCGATCGTCTCGCTGGCGTTTGAAGCGAGCATCAGTAACGAAGAGTTCCAGGTCCGTAACGGCGACGCATGGGAACTGGTCTCATCGCTGGAAACTGGTGCCTGGTACAATCTGGCCATCACGTTCGATCTCAAGCATCGAACCTATTCCGGAACGCTGTTGAAGGCGGGTGAAACCAGTCCGATTTCCTTCGAGAACAAGAGTCTCGCAAGTAACTGGGACGGCATCATCAACACGTTTGTGTCCGACGGAATCGGAAAAGCTCCGGGACGGACGGCGGTGCGAGATCTGGACAATCTTGGAATTCAGAATCAGCCCTTTGCAATCTCACGTACGGTTCCTGCTTCGCCCGAGCAGGAGGCGAAGCTGAAGTCAGTGCTGGATTCGCTCGCAGAATTGAAAAAGCAGCGTGAACAGGTTGCGAACAACTCTCTGTACGAACTGGCCTACGCCGTTTCGGAAGCAACCCCGGTGAATGTTCGCGTTCAGAAGCGAGGTGAACCGGATCGACTGGGAGATGAAGTCCCGCGGCGGAATCTCGAAATTCTGGGAGGTCAGCCCATTCCCGAGGGGGCAGGAAGTGGTCGACTTCAACTGGCGCAATGGTTCACGGACGAATCAAACCCCCTGCTGGCTCGCGTGATTGTGAATCGCGTCTGGCAGTTCCACTTCGGGGCCGGGCTGGTTCGTTCCTCCAGCGATTTCGGAGTCCGAGGCGAACGGCCGTCCCACCCCGAACTTCTTGATGATTTAACCGCGACGTTCGTTCGCGATGGCTGGTCGTTGAAGTCACTGCATAAGCTTCTCCTCCTGTCGCGGACGTACCAGCTCGCCAGTACCGATGATGCCGAGAATCTGAATCTCGACGCGGAAAACCGGTGGCTGTGGCGATTCCCCAGACTCTCGTTAGACGCAGAGTCCATTCGGGATTCCATGCTCAAGTTGAGCGGACAATTGGATCCCAGGATGCCAGAGGGGCATCCCTTCCCGCCCACCAGTGCATGGAACTTCACGATCCATTACCCATTCAAGGCCAATTACGATTCGAATCATCGAAGCGTTTATTTAATGGTCCAGCGATCGCAGAAGCATCCCTACCTCTCCCTGTTTGATGGGGCCGACCCGAATGTGAGTACCGCCAGCCGGTTCACCACGACGACGCCGACGCAGGCGCTGTATCTGATGAATTCCCCTTTCGTGAACCGTCAGGCCAGCCAGTTCGGGTTGAAGCTGTTGGGGCAGGCTTCAAGTGACGCTGATCGGATCCGGTTTGCGATCGAAAGTACGTGGGGTGTTGAGGCGTCAGCGGACGATGTCACTGATTTCCTTGAGTTCCTGGCGCACTACCGCGAGCAGTCCGCCCGCCTCAACCTGCCGGAAGAAAAGCAGAACGAACTTGCCTGGGGCGCGTTTGCCCGAGTGCTCATGACCAGCAACCAGTTTCTGTTTGTGGACTGA